Proteins encoded by one window of Shewanella avicenniae:
- a CDS encoding isochorismatase family protein: MKTAVVVIDVQRAYFEQDQQPFDAAATISNINSLTEWAHANATPVVFVQHQSETVTAGSDAWRLQQDLLVRQGDQFVQKCTPDAFQNTILKPLLDQHDIDHLIVCGYATEFCIDTTVRRAAELGYSVDIAADAHTTNDKAHSSAEFIRQHHNCTLPAITSFGVAVRALTTEELTRPVAASQAI, encoded by the coding sequence ATGAAAACCGCAGTAGTAGTTATCGATGTGCAACGCGCCTATTTTGAACAAGATCAGCAGCCGTTTGATGCGGCAGCGACCATCAGCAACATCAACAGTCTGACTGAATGGGCACATGCCAACGCCACGCCGGTTGTGTTTGTGCAACATCAAAGCGAAACCGTTACCGCTGGCAGCGATGCATGGCGTTTACAGCAAGATCTCTTAGTGCGCCAAGGGGATCAATTTGTGCAAAAGTGCACCCCTGATGCGTTCCAAAACACCATTTTGAAACCGCTGTTGGATCAACATGACATCGATCATCTGATCGTTTGCGGTTATGCCACCGAGTTTTGCATCGACACCACAGTTCGCCGCGCAGCAGAGTTGGGCTACAGCGTCGATATCGCCGCCGATGCACATACCACCAATGATAAAGCACACAGCAGTGCTGAATTTATCCGTCAGCATCACAACTGCACTCTACCTGCAATCACCAGCTTTGGTGTGGCCGTACGCGCATTGACGACTGAAGAACTGACCCGCCCAGTTGCGGCATCACAAGCGATCTAA
- a CDS encoding Vmh family MBL fold metallo-hydrolase: protein MKSVVKPILKHTLQPLLASAAILLAGVTSANAELQLQTYNPQQNGIFPISSTLISGEHEAMLVDAQFSTQDGAALVQLIKQSGKQLTTILITCGDPDFYFGLQPIVAAFPNAKVVATQKVVDHINATKAAKIAYWGPILKSGAPTEIIVPQATEQRSFSVDGDTVELRKADDYGAFLWIPSNRTVLGGVAVVAGQHAWTADTQTVAARQQWRDDINAMLALKPQKVIPGHYVKQMPNGVAALQFTEQYLQTFDEVLRQSADSAAVIASMKAKYPHLAGEQSLEMSAKVNTGEMKW, encoded by the coding sequence ATGAAATCCGTTGTTAAACCTATCTTGAAACACACCTTGCAACCATTGTTGGCCAGTGCCGCGATATTGCTGGCTGGCGTAACATCCGCCAATGCTGAGTTGCAGTTACAAACCTACAATCCGCAGCAAAATGGTATTTTCCCCATCAGCTCAACCCTGATCTCCGGTGAGCATGAAGCCATGCTGGTGGACGCGCAGTTCAGCACTCAAGATGGCGCGGCGTTGGTTCAACTGATCAAACAGAGCGGTAAACAGCTCACCACCATTTTGATTACCTGTGGTGACCCCGATTTCTACTTTGGCTTACAACCCATTGTGGCTGCGTTTCCTAACGCCAAAGTGGTTGCCACGCAAAAAGTGGTGGATCATATCAATGCCACCAAAGCAGCCAAAATTGCTTATTGGGGACCGATTTTAAAATCCGGTGCGCCGACTGAAATCATTGTGCCGCAAGCGACTGAGCAACGTAGCTTCAGTGTGGATGGTGACACCGTTGAGCTGCGTAAAGCCGATGATTATGGTGCGTTTTTGTGGATACCCTCTAACCGCACCGTGCTCGGTGGCGTGGCGGTCGTTGCCGGACAACATGCGTGGACTGCTGATACTCAAACCGTAGCTGCTCGCCAACAGTGGCGTGATGATATCAACGCGATGCTGGCGCTGAAGCCACAGAAAGTGATTCCCGGCCACTATGTCAAACAGATGCCTAATGGCGTTGCTGCACTGCAATTTACCGAACAATACCTGCAAACCTTTGATGAGGTGTTACGTCAATCTGCCGATTCAGCAGCGGTGATTGCCAGCATGAAAGCCAAATATCCTCATTTAGCGGGTGAACAATCGCTGGAGATGAGCGCCAAGGTCAATACGGGCGAAATGAAGTGGTAA
- a CDS encoding TSUP family transporter, which produces MDIELTLQLVILLFSVAFVAGFIDSIAGGGGLITIPALMWIGLPPAAALATNKLQACGGSFFASVYFVRKGMVQLREMKLAIACALAGSAVGTIAVQLVDGSVLKTMLPFLILAIGCYFLFSKKISDQDSARVLTPVPFAFTIGLGVGVYDGFFGPGTGSFFALGFVTMAGYGIAKATAHAKVMNFATNISSLLFFTLGGKVVWSMGLIMLAGQGLGATLGSRLVLSKGTKLIRPLVVTMSLLMSVKLLAEHYHFQPF; this is translated from the coding sequence ATGGACATTGAGCTTACCCTCCAACTTGTAATCCTGCTGTTTTCGGTCGCCTTTGTGGCGGGCTTTATCGATTCAATCGCCGGTGGCGGCGGTCTCATCACCATTCCGGCGCTGATGTGGATAGGTTTACCGCCTGCGGCCGCGCTGGCGACTAACAAACTGCAAGCCTGTGGCGGCAGCTTTTTTGCCAGCGTCTATTTTGTGCGTAAAGGCATGGTGCAACTGCGGGAGATGAAACTTGCCATCGCCTGTGCGCTTGCTGGTTCAGCGGTGGGCACTATTGCGGTACAGCTGGTCGATGGCAGTGTATTAAAAACGATGTTGCCATTTTTAATCTTAGCGATTGGCTGTTACTTCCTGTTTTCTAAAAAGATTTCTGATCAAGACAGCGCGCGAGTGCTTACCCCGGTGCCGTTTGCGTTCACCATTGGCTTAGGTGTCGGCGTTTACGATGGCTTTTTTGGCCCCGGAACCGGCAGCTTTTTCGCCTTAGGCTTTGTCACCATGGCTGGCTACGGCATCGCCAAAGCTACGGCTCACGCCAAAGTGATGAACTTTGCCACCAATATCTCGTCACTGCTGTTTTTTACTCTAGGCGGTAAAGTAGTGTGGAGCATGGGACTCATTATGTTGGCTGGTCAAGGACTTGGCGCAACTTTAGGCTCGCGCTTAGTGTTGAGCAAAGGTACCAAGTTGATTCGGCCTTTGGTGGTGACCATGTCATTGCTGATGAGTGTTAAACTGTTAGCCGAGCATTACCATTTTCAACCGTTTTAA
- a CDS encoding DsbA family protein: MTNTQEITLHWIIDPLCGWSYGALSLLQATAQQWPAQFELHSGGLFMGYSRRRIDADWHLHVRDHDARIAELTGATFGEQYREHLCRDQSVVLDSLPASAAMLALQQHSGADALAFLAAAQHAWYVDGKDISQTSVLDAVAAKLGLAADVWQEARSDAAKQLASQAINRTRQLMAQHGAQGFPSLLVQRGTEYFNVPVNRFYGEPAALVQQLTQWLQA; this comes from the coding sequence ATGACAAACACTCAAGAAATCACCCTGCATTGGATTATCGACCCACTTTGTGGCTGGAGCTATGGCGCCTTGTCGCTGCTACAGGCTACCGCGCAACAATGGCCAGCACAGTTTGAACTGCACTCAGGTGGCTTGTTTATGGGCTATAGCCGACGCCGCATTGATGCTGACTGGCATTTGCATGTTCGCGACCACGATGCCCGCATTGCTGAACTCACCGGCGCAACCTTTGGTGAGCAATATCGCGAGCATCTCTGTCGTGACCAATCGGTTGTATTGGATTCATTGCCTGCAAGCGCGGCCATGTTAGCGCTGCAACAACACAGCGGTGCTGATGCATTGGCATTTTTGGCCGCAGCACAACATGCCTGGTATGTGGATGGCAAAGATATTAGCCAAACCTCAGTGCTCGATGCAGTGGCTGCAAAGTTAGGTTTAGCGGCTGACGTGTGGCAAGAAGCCCGCAGCGATGCTGCCAAACAACTGGCCAGCCAAGCGATCAACCGTACTCGCCAGTTAATGGCTCAACATGGCGCACAAGGCTTTCCGAGTTTGTTAGTGCAACGAGGGACTGAGTATTTCAACGTGCCGGTGAATCGTTTTTATGGCGAGCCTGCCGCGTTAGTTCAGCAATTGACCCAGTGGCTGCAGGCGTAA
- a CDS encoding helix-hairpin-helix domain-containing protein has protein sequence MNPAKVVRAQVKTLTDLPNVGKATASDLQLLGIHQPEQLAGQDPYQLYLTLCEITGVRHDPCVIDVFMAITRFVDGEAPQPWWHFTDERKKLYSV, from the coding sequence ATGAATCCAGCCAAAGTAGTGCGAGCACAGGTAAAAACGCTGACAGATCTGCCTAACGTCGGCAAAGCCACCGCCAGCGATCTGCAACTGCTGGGTATACATCAGCCTGAGCAACTCGCCGGACAAGATCCTTATCAACTCTATCTAACCCTCTGTGAAATCACCGGTGTTCGTCATGATCCCTGTGTCATCGACGTGTTTATGGCGATTACTCGCTTTGTTGATGGTGAAGCGCCTCAACCTTGGTGGCACTTTACCGATGAACGTAAAAAGTTATATAGCGTCTAG
- a CDS encoding LysR family transcriptional regulator encodes MDRITAAQVFTRICELGSLSAASRAMGMSRPMISRYLAEMEDWAGTRLLHRSSRKLSLTPAGEQLLSQTQALLQLADGISQVELQQTVAGTLRISCAHFTAQRILNPLLQQFLKQHPALKVEVQISNQNVNLVAERIDLAIRITNELDPNIIARRLGDCRSVLCASPHYLAEYGEPKAPAQLIQHNCLHYSNFSDGIWSFIAPNGELVDTPIQGNLSVNESSILLDAILNHSGIAVLPELDAAPYLNSGALTALLQDYQPQPLGIFGIYRSRIHQPLALRLLLDALRDFLQTSA; translated from the coding sequence ATGGATAGGATCACCGCGGCGCAAGTGTTTACCCGAATTTGTGAATTAGGCAGTTTGAGTGCCGCCTCAAGGGCAATGGGCATGTCGCGGCCGATGATTAGCCGCTATCTGGCTGAAATGGAAGATTGGGCGGGGACGCGCTTGCTGCATCGCTCTTCACGCAAACTAAGCCTCACGCCAGCTGGCGAGCAGTTGCTGTCGCAAACCCAAGCCTTGTTACAGCTTGCTGATGGGATTAGCCAAGTCGAGTTACAGCAAACGGTAGCGGGCACGCTGCGGATTTCCTGTGCGCATTTCACCGCTCAGCGAATACTCAATCCACTGTTGCAGCAGTTTTTAAAGCAACATCCGGCGCTCAAGGTCGAGGTGCAGATCAGTAACCAAAACGTTAACTTGGTGGCCGAGCGGATTGATTTGGCGATTCGGATCACCAATGAACTCGATCCCAATATTATCGCGCGGCGCCTCGGTGACTGTCGCTCGGTACTCTGCGCCAGTCCGCATTATCTGGCCGAGTATGGTGAACCCAAAGCCCCCGCCCAATTAATTCAGCATAACTGTTTGCATTACAGTAACTTCTCCGATGGGATTTGGTCATTTATCGCCCCCAATGGTGAATTGGTTGATACACCAATTCAGGGCAATCTGTCAGTCAACGAATCCTCTATCTTATTAGATGCCATTCTTAATCACAGTGGAATTGCCGTGTTACCTGAGCTGGATGCAGCACCCTACTTAAACAGCGGCGCATTGACAGCATTATTGCAAGATTATCAACCGCAGCCGTTAGGCATTTTTGGCATCTATCGCAGCCGAATCCATCAACCGTTGGCGTTGCGGCTGCTGCTTGATGCATTGCGCGACTTTCTACAAACTAGCGCTTAA
- a CDS encoding exonuclease SbcCD subunit D: MKFIHSSDWHLGRQLHGESLIEQQRLALQQIAQLAVEHQVDALVIAGDIYDRSIPPAAAVTLLSDFLDEMIAEHQIPVLLTAGNHDSAERLGFAANQMKRSGLHIVGSLTAELTPILLQGKSGAAWFYPISYAEPTAVRHLLDDDSITSHEQAMAAMLAQVAAHSSEGLPKVVVAHCFLDGSSESESERPLSVGGADRISPALFTPFDYAALGHLHGPQYRAAEHVRYSGSPLKYSFSEATQRKSVTLVELKPSQPAVITLLPITAARDVRIIEGSLAELLERAKDDPHADDYLMVRLSDTHALLDPMGKLRSRYPNVLHLERTGLMTQQQDRDIGRERIKKGELEMFSDFFSQVAGELLTEAQQQHLHGLIDELHQGEDA, translated from the coding sequence ATGAAGTTTATTCACTCATCTGACTGGCATCTCGGTCGGCAATTGCATGGCGAATCACTGATTGAACAGCAGCGGTTAGCACTGCAGCAGATTGCCCAACTCGCCGTTGAGCATCAAGTTGATGCACTGGTGATCGCCGGTGATATTTACGATCGCTCGATTCCACCGGCCGCAGCAGTCACCTTACTGTCAGACTTTCTCGATGAGATGATTGCCGAGCATCAAATCCCGGTATTGTTGACTGCTGGTAACCACGACAGTGCCGAGCGCTTGGGGTTTGCCGCTAATCAGATGAAACGCAGTGGCTTGCATATTGTTGGCAGTTTGACCGCCGAACTCACGCCTATTTTGTTGCAGGGTAAAAGTGGCGCGGCTTGGTTTTATCCGATTTCTTACGCGGAGCCTACGGCGGTGCGGCATCTGCTCGACGATGACAGCATCACCAGTCACGAACAAGCGATGGCGGCAATGCTGGCGCAAGTGGCTGCCCACTCGAGCGAAGGCTTGCCAAAGGTGGTGGTGGCGCACTGTTTTCTGGATGGCAGCAGTGAATCTGAGTCTGAGCGGCCACTCAGTGTTGGCGGGGCTGACCGGATTTCGCCCGCATTATTTACCCCGTTTGATTATGCCGCACTTGGGCATCTGCATGGGCCGCAATATCGCGCCGCTGAGCATGTGCGTTATAGCGGTTCGCCGCTGAAGTACTCCTTTAGCGAGGCTACTCAGCGCAAATCGGTCACCTTGGTGGAACTGAAACCCTCACAGCCTGCTGTAATCACTTTGCTGCCGATTACCGCCGCGCGCGACGTGCGGATTATTGAAGGCAGCTTAGCGGAATTGCTTGAGCGTGCGAAAGATGATCCCCATGCGGATGATTACCTGATGGTGCGCTTGAGCGACACTCATGCCTTGCTCGACCCAATGGGTAAACTGCGTAGCCGTTATCCTAATGTGCTGCACTTGGAGCGCACCGGTTTGATGACTCAGCAACAAGACCGCGATATTGGCCGCGAGCGGATCAAAAAAGGTGAGCTGGAGATGTTCAGTGATTTCTTCTCGCAAGTGGCGGGAGAGCTATTAACCGAGGCGCAGCAGCAACATCTGCATGGATTGATTGATGAATTGCACCAAGGAGAGGATGCATGA